In Bacteroidota bacterium, the genomic window ACCCGGTATCGTCCAAAAATACCTCAGCAGGATCTCAGGTCCCCTGCTTGACCGCATCGATATTCAAATCGAAGTGGTCCCGGTTAAAGTTAACGACCTGGTGGAGGCAGCCCCGGGAGAAAAAAGCGAACTGATCAGGGAAAGGGTCATTGCAGCCAGAAAAATCCAGGATAAACGCTTCGAGGAATATTCCTCAGTACATTGCAATGCCCAAATGGGAGCAAGCCTGCTGAAAAATATCTGTATTATTGACAATGATTGCAAGAAACTCCTGACCCATGCCATCACCAAACTCAATCTATCCGCCCGTGCCTACGACCGCATCCTGAAAGTGTCGCGCACCATCGCCGACCTCGACGGTGATACCGATATCAGGGCTGCACACCTCTCGGAAGCAATACATTACCGAAGCCTTGATAGGGAGAATTGGGGGACATGATAGGGATGAAGTGGTATTAGAATTACTTCGCCAGCCTCGCCATATGTGCCAGGAATAAATCCTTTCTGGCACGCGATATAGGAACCGTGGAATCGTCGGTAAGCTGTATGTAACCTCCCTCCTGCCGGATGAATTTCTTCACATACTCAAGGTTGATCAGGTGAGAGTTATGTGTACGGAAAAAATTACGGTCGCTAAGCAGATCCTGGTATTCCTTCAGATTTCTGGAAACAAGGAACTTCCTGCCATCGTTCAGAAAAAACCAGGAATAACTCCTGTCAGCTTCAACCCTGACAATATCACTCATTTTCAGATATTCCATCCCATCGGAAGTCGGGATCGCCAGCTTACCCGGCAGAGACATCCGCAGATTCTCCAAAAGGGTCTCAAATCCTGCATTCTTGTCTTTCTTTTTCTGTCTTCCGGCTTCCACCTTCTTTACTGCTTCAATAAACTCACTGATATTTATTGGTTTAAGGATGTAATCAACGGCACTGTACTTAATCGCCCTGATGGCATAATGATTAAATGCTGTTATAAAGATCACATCGAAATCCTTTTGCGGAAAATGCGATAGAAGGTCAAAACCACTTCCATGAGGCATTTCAACATCCAGGAAAACCAGGTCGGGCTCCGTTTCGTTGATCACTTTAACGCCATCCCTTGCCGAGTGAGCCTTACCTGCAACTTCAATGTTCGGACAGTATTCCGATATAATGGACTCGATGAATTTCACCGCATCCTGCTCGTCATCCACAATAACTACTTTTAACATATTTCTGAATATTAACCGACTAAAGGAATGCTGATCTCAACTCGTGTTCCGGCTGCTCTGCCATCCGAATCCTTAAGGTCGGTGTAGTTGATTTTCATGTTCTTCCCGTA contains:
- a CDS encoding LytTR family DNA-binding domain-containing protein, yielding MLKVVIVDDEQDAVKFIESIISEYCPNIEVAGKAHSARDGVKVINETEPDLVFLDVEMPHGSGFDLLSHFPQKDFDVIFITAFNHYAIRAIKYSAVDYILKPINISEFIEAVKKVEAGRQKKKDKNAGFETLLENLRMSLPGKLAIPTSDGMEYLKMSDIVRVEADRSYSWFFLNDGRKFLVSRNLKEYQDLLSDRNFFRTHNSHLINLEYVKKFIRQEGGYIQLTDDSTVPISRARKDLFLAHMARLAK